The genome window CCGCCGCACACGAGGCCGGGCTGGCCCAGGCACGCCGGGAGCTGCCGGCCATCCGGGAGTTCCTCGGCCTGCCGGCGGTGTGATCACTGCTCGCTGACGGCTACTGGGCGGAGTCAGGCAGCCCGAACACGCGGTCGAAGAGCCAGGCGTAGACCGCGTTGTAGATGAGGAAGAAGATGATCAGGGCCGCCTCGTAGAGGAACGCCTCCCACAGGCTGACCTGCAGCAGCAGCGCGACGGCGGGCACCAGGACGATCACGAGTCCGAGCTCGAACAGCAGCGTGTGCAGCAGGCGGATCCGCAGGGGCCGGCCGGTGTGGCCCGAGCGCCGCTCCCAGCGCTCGAAGAGCGTGTTGAACACCATGTTCCAGATCAGCGCCACCACGGAGGACAACACCCCGACGGCGGCGCTGGCGCCGGCCGGGTTGCCCATCAGCGCGAGGATGACCGTGGTGAAGCCGATGGCGAGCGCCTCGAAGATGACGGCGTAGACCACGCGGCGAACGGCCGGCGTCGGGAAGACGCGGCGACCGACCAGGGCCCGGCGGCCGCCCGGGGCCAACGGCACCTCACGTTGGACGACGTCTGACGTGGGGTCGACGCTGGGGTCGACGCTGGGGTCGACGCTGGGCTCGCTGATGGGTTCGCTGGTGGAGTGGGGCACAGTGCCGGGCATGACGAGAAAACCTCCAAGATGTGTCCATGGGAAGTCCTCGAGCGGTTTCGCGTCCATGGAAGCGGATGCTCGGCGTCGTGGACCGACCGACCGGCAGGCCCGAGGAGAACCCGAGGCTGAGCGGATGCGGATCGGTGGGGACCGGTGGTCCCGTGACGCCGTGTGGTGATTCTACCAAGGTTGAACCCCTGGTCCGACGCGGCTATTCCCTGTTATTCCCTGTCATTCCCGGTCATTCCCTGTCACGGCCCGTTGGAGGTAGCCCCCTCCGGCCGGGACCGGGGCTCGGCTTAACACCTACGATGAGGACAGACACCACCAAGCCTGAACAGATACACCTGATCACACCTGAACACACCTGAACAGAAAGAGGCTCCCACCCATGTCGAGCTCACCCATGACTATCCGGGCCGCCATCGTCGGATACGGAAACCTCGGCAAGAGCGTGGAGAAGCTGATCCGCGCCCAGCCGGACATGGGCCTGGTGGGGATCTTCTCCCGACGTTCTGAGCTGGACACGGACACCCCGGTGTTCCCCGCCGCCTCGGCAGCTGATCATGCGCAGGACGTCGATGTGCTGTTCCTGTGCCTCGGCAGCGCCACCGACATCCCGGAGCAGGCCGCCGGCTACGCCCGTCACTTCACCACCGTGGACACCTATGACAACCACCAACTGATCCCGGACCACTACGCCAGGATGGACGCTGCGGCTCGTGAGGGCGGGCACGTCGCCATGATCTCCACCGGATGGGATCCGGGCCTGTT of Citricoccus sp. K5 contains these proteins:
- a CDS encoding PACE efflux transporter is translated as MPGTVPHSTSEPISEPSVDPSVDPSVDPTSDVVQREVPLAPGGRRALVGRRVFPTPAVRRVVYAVIFEALAIGFTTVILALMGNPAGASAAVGVLSSVVALIWNMVFNTLFERWERRSGHTGRPLRIRLLHTLLFELGLVIVLVPAVALLLQVSLWEAFLYEAALIIFFLIYNAVYAWLFDRVFGLPDSAQ